Below is a window of Coleofasciculus sp. FACHB-T130 DNA.
TGTTTGGCTCAGGCTCAATATTGGCACGAGCGGTAGCACAAACAGGAACAAAAACACAAGAATTCTTTTCATTTCGATCGTAACGAATTGTTCATGGCTGTTCCTTGCAGGGGATCAGCCTATTTACTCTTCTGACTTGTTGCGATCGCACCGGACACTATCAGGAACCGCCTGCTTGTCTGGGTAATGCTAACTGTCAAGGAATATATTGTTGTTTACGAGTAGTAACTAGATTTCACTCTCAGGAAGCTTCCGTAAATACTTGATAGAAATGTAGTAATATTTCAAAAAATTAAGTAGAAATACTTCGATTAATCGCTCAATAATTTGTTGATTGAAGCAGCCCCAGAGAGCAGATGGAGTATCTAGCTAAGAAAATCAGCAAGATAAAGATCCAAATTAAATTTCATAGCTGCTAAATTTCAGTGGAAATGACGTTCTTTTTAATAGCAACGCAGCCATGTTGATAATTAAACTCAACTCAGAAGCGGTTATACAGCACCCTGCTTTGGCGTTCGCAGGCTTGCTATGGTGATTTCAGGTAAATATGAATTCCCACCCTATGACACAGCCCTTTCTGCCCAGGGTTTCCGTAATTGTCCCTATCTACAATGGTGAGGGGGACTTGCCAGACTTAATCGACTGCTTGCGATCGCAAACTTACCCCGCTGAGTCTGTCGAATATTTGCTGGTCGATAATAATAGTAGCGATCGCACTGCCACCCTTCTCCAGTCAGCCGCCTCCTCAGCCGCCGCTGACGGCTTAACCATTCGCCCGATTGCGGAAAACCAAATCCAAAGCTCTTACGCGGCTCGAAACGCCGGAATTCGGGCATCAACGGCTGAAATTTTTGCCTTTACCGACGCCGATTGTCGTCCTCAACCGCACTGGTTGGCAGACCTGATTGAGCCGTTTGCCAATCCAACGATTGGCATCGTCGTCGGTGAAATTATGGCATTGCCAGGGAACACCCTGTTAGAACAGTACGCTGACCGAGAAAATGTTTTGTCTCAAAAGCATTCTTTAGCAAATCCGTTCTGTCCTTATGGTCAAACGGCTAACTTGGCAATTCGGCGGAAAGCTTTGGAACAGGTAGGTTTGTTTCGCCCTTATCTAACCACTGGCGGCGATGCTGACATCTGTTGGCGTATCCAACGCGAAAGTGACTGGCAATTGCATTTTGCGCCAACTGCTATTGTCCGCCACCGTCACCGCTCCACGTTCCAGGAACTTCAAAGTCAATTGCGTCGGTATGGTCGCTCAAATCGATACTTGCACGAACTGCATGGTGTCAAGCTGACAGCAAACTTGAGTGCAAAGGAATATCTATATCGATTCAGCCGGTGGTTGGTCAAGGAAGTGCCGGTGACAGGTGTGAAAGCGATCGCGGGGAAAGCCGCGCTTGTAGACTTGTTAAGGACCCCGATTAATTTGATCAATGTCCGCGCGAGAGCCGCAGGGCAAAATGAAGCTAGGCTTCCAGAAGCAGCCAAAGTAATTGAGTGGCTGGAAAAACCCCAGGATGTGGAAGTAAATCCATGAAAATCCACCAACGTCACGCATGGCCTGATACCGCTGAGGAAGCGATCGCTATTCAGCAACAACTGAGCAAAGAAGTGATTACTTCAGACCAGTTGGAATCGGTGCAGTATGTCGCCGGGGTCGATATGGGTTTTGAGGAGTCAGGTACCATTAGCAGAGCAGCCGTTGCTGTTCTGAGTTTTCCAGATTTACAGTTACAAGAGCAAGCGATCGCCTTCCGTCCCACTACGTTTCCCTACATTCCCGGATTCCTCTCCTTCCGAGAAATTCCAGCCGTGCTAGACGCCTTAGAAAAAGTCAGCATCACGCCTGACTTAATCCTCTGTGATGGTCAGGGGATCGCCCATCCCCGCCGATTTGGCATCGCCTCCCATCTCGGAGTTCTAATCGACCTTCCCACAATTGGCGTTGCCAAATCTTTGCTCGTTGGTAAGCATGATGAGTTGCCAGTTGAAAAAGGCGCATGGCAACCGTTGCGGTATCGCCGCGAAATCATTGGTGCAGTATTGCGGACGCGCACGGGTGTAAAACCCGTTTATGTTTCTAGCGGACATCGGGTAAGTCTAGAAACGGCGATTGATTATGTGATGCGTTGCACTACGAAATATCGCTTACCAGAGACAACTCGCATTGCTGATAAATTGGCGTCAAATCGATAATGCAAGCTTGAGAGGGATGCGATCGCCGTACAGATTGGTTGCCAAGGGCGATCGCTTCATAGAGCGTCTCAATATAAGCCTTGAATTCAATTCCTAACTTAAACCAATTCTTCTTTTACTTTGATGCCATTCTTCTTCACAATATAAGCGGGAACGCCGACGACCACACAGTTATCAGGAACATTTTTAACGACAACTGCGTTAGCTCCAACCGTAACATTGTTCCCTATCGTTACTCCGCCAATTACTTTAGCACCGGCAGTAATGCGGACATTATCCCCGATTTTTGGACGACTGGTTTTATCTCTATAACCAATTGTCACCTGTTGATTAATCCAGCAATTTTCGCCCATGTCTGCCATAATGATTGTGCTGAAGCCATGCTGGATAAACAGTCCAGGACCAAAATTAGAAGATGTATCTATGAAAAGGTAAGGACAAGATTTATAAAAATAACTGAATAAATACATAAATATCCTGGCGGATAAGTTCCCTTTAAATAATCGATGATAATACAAGTTCCTAAATTCTTTTTGACGATCCAGCAAAGAGAGTAAATTTCCCAAACGTGATTCACCTTTCCAGCCAAATACGTTCACCCAACGCTTTACATCTGCATCAATAATTCCTTTTTCACTGGTTAAAAAGAAAGGAATTAACAAAGGAGAAACCAAAATTATTCCTAGGTTATATAAAGCTTTTCTAAAAAAATCTTTCATGGTTGTTAGAGAGGAAATCTTAGTTAGCGTAAATCATAGCAAAGGTTTTTACGACATACCATAGTTTATTAAGAGGTGTTTCCAATCCGGGGATAATGCTGACTCCAACTAGAATGCAGTCATATTATCAACAATGCAACTACTTTTTTTAGGTTTAATCTAGGCGGTGAGGAGTCAGAAATCATCAACAGGGCAGGAGTTGCCGTTTTCAGTTTCCCAACCTTGCAACTAAAAGAGCAAGCGATCGCTAATTGGTATCAACGCCAGCTATAATTTTATATTTTGCTTCCGTTGACAAAATTATTAAACTGTGCAAGCGAGGTGGTTGGTGCCACCATGAATGCCCAAAGTTAAACAAATTATACGAGAACGACATCGGGAACATAGACAAAGTTTGCCCATAAGTAACGCCTTCTCCTGAAGTAAAGTTGAGCAAAGATAGCGGCTCATCGTCATTTCCCGTAGATTTTCGTTTTTTTAAACTTCCTACACAATTTCAGATTTTTCTTCCAGGTCATGTTAGAAATCAGGACATTAAGACTTGAAGCAGTTTATAGAAAGAAACAATATATAAAGGCTAAGCAATATGAATGAATTAACTTTAGAGTGGCAAGAAGCCGGTCGGGGACAAACCCAAACAATTCACGATCGACAAATCGCTAAACATCCCGGTACTATCCGGATCGGTCGTGACCCAGCTCGATGCGATATCGTTTTGACAGATCCCACGGTATCTGGGCTGCACGTCGAAATATTTTTTAACCCACAGCAGCAAAGCTTTTACTTGCGGAACCTGCGAGAAAGTAATCCGCCGCTAGTGGATGGTCACACCCTCATCCAAGGCGAAGTGCCTCTGAGTCAGGGTAGCACGATCTGTTTAGGACAGATAGAAATCCAGGTGACAAAGGTTTCCTTGGCAGTGGTGAGCGTTCCTCCGACGGTTTTGTTGTCACCGCTGTCACCCGCAGCAGGCAAACCCGCCCCCACCGCCCCTAACCCAGCGGCTGTAACCTATGGTTTGGAATGTTCCAGTTGCCATCGCGTCTCACCGTATAACTTAATGAATTTGGGGTGTCCGTGGTGTGGCACATCCCTAGCAGCAGCATTGAGC
It encodes the following:
- a CDS encoding glycosyltransferase, encoding MTQPFLPRVSVIVPIYNGEGDLPDLIDCLRSQTYPAESVEYLLVDNNSSDRTATLLQSAASSAAADGLTIRPIAENQIQSSYAARNAGIRASTAEIFAFTDADCRPQPHWLADLIEPFANPTIGIVVGEIMALPGNTLLEQYADRENVLSQKHSLANPFCPYGQTANLAIRRKALEQVGLFRPYLTTGGDADICWRIQRESDWQLHFAPTAIVRHRHRSTFQELQSQLRRYGRSNRYLHELHGVKLTANLSAKEYLYRFSRWLVKEVPVTGVKAIAGKAALVDLLRTPINLINVRARAAGQNEARLPEAAKVIEWLEKPQDVEVNP
- the nfi gene encoding deoxyribonuclease V (cleaves DNA at apurinic or apyrimidinic sites); protein product: MKIHQRHAWPDTAEEAIAIQQQLSKEVITSDQLESVQYVAGVDMGFEESGTISRAAVAVLSFPDLQLQEQAIAFRPTTFPYIPGFLSFREIPAVLDALEKVSITPDLILCDGQGIAHPRRFGIASHLGVLIDLPTIGVAKSLLVGKHDELPVEKGAWQPLRYRREIIGAVLRTRTGVKPVYVSSGHRVSLETAIDYVMRCTTKYRLPETTRIADKLASNR
- a CDS encoding serine acetyltransferase — encoded protein: MKDFFRKALYNLGIILVSPLLIPFFLTSEKGIIDADVKRWVNVFGWKGESRLGNLLSLLDRQKEFRNLYYHRLFKGNLSARIFMYLFSYFYKSCPYLFIDTSSNFGPGLFIQHGFSTIIMADMGENCWINQQVTIGYRDKTSRPKIGDNVRITAGAKVIGGVTIGNNVTVGANAVVVKNVPDNCVVVGVPAYIVKKNGIKVKEELV
- a CDS encoding FHA domain-containing protein; protein product: MNELTLEWQEAGRGQTQTIHDRQIAKHPGTIRIGRDPARCDIVLTDPTVSGLHVEIFFNPQQQSFYLRNLRESNPPLVDGHTLIQGEVPLSQGSTICLGQIEIQVTKVSLAVVSVPPTVLLSPLSPAAGKPAPTAPNPAAVTYGLECSSCHRVSPYNLMNLGCPWCGTSLAAALSVLVTPSSN